The proteins below are encoded in one region of Corynebacterium sphenisci DSM 44792:
- a CDS encoding SulP family inorganic anion transporter, producing MSQTATAAPEDAPVDHRPDGAGAPTSVLGSLRYAFSSGARLRTEVLAGLVVALALIPEAISFSILAGVDPRVGLFASFTMAVTIAFTGGRPAMISAATGAIALVIAPVAAAHGLDYLIATVLLGGLIQMALSALGVARLMRFIPRSVMIGFVNALAILIFAAQIPHLLGVPGLVYPMVVIGLLIVYLLPRLTTAVPAPLVAIIVLTAATAAFGWSVPDVADQGELPRTLPALLLPQVPATWETLRIIAPYAAAMAIVGLLESLMTAKLVDDITDSHSDKSREALGQGAANVVTAFFGGMGGCAMIGQTMINVRASRARTRLSTLLAGIFLLILVVSLGDLVGRIPMAALVAIMIMVSVSTMDWHSLHPTTLRLMPRSETAVMATTVAATLITHNLAVGVVLGVLTAMVMFARRIAHLVEVEQVAELDTDHDGRVDTRRYRVNGQLFFASSNDLVYSFDYTDDARHIIIDMTGADIWDASTVATLDSITRKYRERGKEVSIIGLDGASLERLQRLSGRLGEGA from the coding sequence ATGAGCCAGACCGCCACCGCGGCACCCGAAGACGCCCCCGTCGACCACCGCCCGGACGGCGCCGGCGCCCCGACCTCCGTGCTGGGCAGCCTGCGCTACGCCTTCTCCAGCGGCGCCCGGCTGCGCACCGAGGTCCTCGCCGGCCTCGTCGTCGCCCTGGCGCTCATCCCGGAGGCGATCAGCTTCTCCATCCTCGCCGGGGTCGATCCCCGGGTCGGCCTCTTCGCCTCCTTCACCATGGCCGTGACAATAGCGTTCACCGGCGGCCGGCCGGCCATGATCTCCGCCGCCACCGGCGCGATCGCCCTGGTCATCGCCCCCGTCGCCGCCGCGCACGGCCTGGATTACCTCATCGCCACGGTGCTGCTCGGCGGGCTCATCCAGATGGCCCTGTCCGCCCTCGGCGTGGCCCGGCTGATGCGCTTCATCCCCCGATCGGTGATGATCGGCTTCGTCAACGCCCTGGCCATCCTGATCTTCGCCGCCCAGATCCCGCATCTGCTGGGTGTGCCCGGCCTGGTCTACCCCATGGTGGTCATCGGCCTGCTCATCGTCTACCTGCTGCCCCGGCTCACCACCGCGGTGCCCGCGCCCCTGGTGGCCATCATCGTGCTCACCGCCGCGACGGCCGCCTTCGGCTGGTCCGTGCCCGATGTCGCCGACCAGGGCGAGCTGCCGCGCACCCTGCCCGCCCTGCTCCTCCCCCAGGTGCCGGCGACCTGGGAGACCCTGCGGATTATCGCCCCCTACGCCGCGGCGATGGCGATCGTCGGCCTGCTGGAGTCGCTGATGACCGCCAAGCTCGTCGACGACATCACCGACTCCCACTCGGACAAGTCCCGGGAGGCCCTCGGCCAGGGCGCGGCGAACGTGGTCACCGCCTTCTTCGGGGGCATGGGCGGCTGCGCCATGATCGGCCAGACCATGATCAACGTGCGCGCCTCCCGGGCCCGGACCCGCCTGTCCACCCTGCTCGCCGGGATCTTCCTGCTCATCCTGGTGGTCAGCCTCGGCGACCTGGTCGGCCGGATCCCGATGGCCGCGCTGGTCGCGATCATGATCATGGTCTCGGTGTCCACCATGGACTGGCATTCCCTGCACCCGACCACCCTGCGGCTGATGCCGCGCAGCGAGACCGCGGTGATGGCCACCACCGTCGCCGCCACCCTGATCACCCACAACCTCGCGGTGGGCGTGGTGCTCGGGGTGCTCACCGCCATGGTCATGTTCGCCCGCCGTATCGCGCATCTGGTCGAGGTGGAGCAGGTCGCCGAGCTGGACACCGACCACGACGGCCGGGTGGACACCCGCCGCTACCGGGTCAACGGGCAGCTCTTCTTCGCCTCCTCCAATGACCTGGTGTACAGCTTCGACTACACCGACGACGCCCGGCACATCATCATCGACATGACCGGCGCGGACATCTGGGACGCCTCCACGGTGGCCACCCTGGACTCGATCACCCGCAAATACCGTGAGCGCGGCAAGGAGGTCTCCATCATCGGCCTGGACGGGGCCTCCCTGGAGCGCCTGCAGCGGCTCTCCGGCCGGCTCGGCGAGGGCGCCTGA
- a CDS encoding metal ABC transporter ATP-binding protein yields the protein MTTDTTTPAIRARGLRFSFGSFPVLKGVDLDVAPGETVLLTGENGCGKSTLLKVLIGQLPRDAGELTVLGQEVGGRTGLRHVGYVPQANVMAKISFPITSRELAVQGLTRDFGPVKIPRRVHRERTDAEFRRMGLADYLDVPFGELSGGLQQRVMITRALLAEPRLLVLDEPTAGVDKDSRAGFLDLLRELGEDLGMSIVVVTHDLATVQRHLAVTTTYRMEEGTLIRC from the coding sequence ATGACCACAGACACCACCACACCAGCGATCCGGGCCCGCGGCCTGCGCTTCTCCTTCGGCAGCTTCCCGGTGCTCAAGGGCGTCGACCTCGACGTCGCCCCCGGGGAGACCGTGCTGCTCACCGGGGAGAACGGCTGCGGCAAATCCACCCTGCTGAAGGTCCTCATCGGGCAACTGCCCCGTGACGCCGGGGAGCTCACCGTGCTCGGCCAGGAGGTCGGCGGGCGCACCGGGCTGCGCCACGTCGGCTATGTGCCGCAGGCCAACGTGATGGCCAAGATCTCCTTCCCGATCACCTCCCGGGAACTGGCCGTGCAGGGGCTCACCCGGGATTTCGGCCCGGTGAAGATCCCCCGCCGGGTGCACCGGGAGCGCACCGACGCCGAATTCCGCCGGATGGGCCTGGCCGACTACCTCGACGTGCCCTTCGGGGAGCTTTCCGGGGGACTGCAGCAGCGGGTGATGATCACCCGGGCGCTGCTCGCCGAACCCCGGCTGCTGGTGCTCGACGAGCCCACCGCCGGGGTGGACAAGGACAGCCGGGCCGGTTTCCTCGATCTGCTGCGCGAACTGGGGGAGGACCTCGGCATGAGCATCGTGGTGGTCACCCACGACCTCGCCACCGTGCAGCGCCATCTCGCGGTGACCACCACCTACCGCATGGAAGAAGGGACCCTGATCCGATGCTGA
- a CDS encoding metal ABC transporter permease: protein MLSLLAEFEFVRRTFIVGLMLSAAIPLIGVVMVNRRTSMMSDALSHTSLAGVALGLIAGFNPVTGAILTAVAGAFLIEAIRRKWPQYGDMATAVTLSAGLGLAVLLSDLAPSGRTFDSYLFGSITAVTDADMWATAVVFLLVVGTSVMFYGSHLDIAVDPTLARLSGTNVALANASFTALAAVTVALAAKVVGALLVVSLMVLPVATALVLCRSYRQAMAVSVALGVVHMTIGLSVSYTIDVRPGGAIVMSAVAGILLALIARRLRPAGRRRGAGPEVAAQVLADA from the coding sequence ATGCTGAGCCTGCTCGCCGAATTCGAGTTCGTGCGCCGCACCTTCATCGTCGGCCTGATGCTCTCCGCCGCGATCCCGCTGATCGGGGTGGTGATGGTCAACCGGCGCACCTCGATGATGTCGGACGCGCTCTCGCACACCTCCCTGGCCGGGGTGGCGCTGGGCCTCATCGCCGGCTTCAACCCGGTCACCGGGGCGATCCTCACCGCCGTGGCCGGCGCCTTCCTGATCGAGGCGATCCGGCGGAAATGGCCCCAGTACGGGGACATGGCCACCGCGGTGACGCTCTCCGCGGGCCTCGGCCTGGCGGTGCTGCTCAGCGATCTGGCGCCCTCGGGGCGGACCTTCGACTCCTACCTCTTCGGCTCCATCACCGCGGTCACCGATGCCGACATGTGGGCCACCGCCGTGGTCTTCCTGCTGGTGGTGGGCACCTCGGTGATGTTCTACGGCAGTCACCTGGACATCGCCGTGGACCCCACCCTGGCGCGGCTGTCGGGGACCAACGTGGCGCTGGCCAACGCCAGCTTCACCGCCCTGGCCGCGGTGACCGTGGCCCTGGCCGCGAAGGTGGTGGGCGCGCTGCTGGTGGTCTCCCTGATGGTGCTGCCGGTGGCCACCGCGCTGGTGCTCTGCCGCAGCTACCGGCAGGCGATGGCGGTGTCGGTGGCGCTGGGCGTCGTGCACATGACCATCGGGCTGAGCGTGTCCTACACCATCGACGTGCGCCCCGGCGGGGCGATCGTGATGAGCGCGGTGGCGGGCATCCTGCTGGCGCTCATCGCCCGCCGGCTGCGGCCGGCGGGGCGCCGGCGCGGGGCGGGGCCGGAGGTGGCCGCCCAGGTGCTCGCCGACGCCTGA
- a CDS encoding YceI family protein: MKKTLLTLIAVAMVTAAIVIVGPALYRLATSDGTHTEDFTVSGLPPASAGVDGDWDIVAGKGRNTTAVGYTFGELLPSDARTTSGASQAVTGSVRVRDGELVEGEVVVDMTEMRSDIERRDINVRMTIFSTDEYPQARFEVAEPVDVSGVPEDATPTTVDVPGRLTIRGVTRDVVAPMEVIRTGDHILITSDLPINRLEYNVRTPDFAAALIDEDGELNIRLVLEPAGGAAN; the protein is encoded by the coding sequence ATGAAGAAGACCCTGTTGACCCTGATCGCCGTCGCGATGGTGACCGCGGCCATCGTCATCGTCGGCCCGGCGCTGTACCGCCTGGCCACGTCCGATGGCACGCACACCGAGGATTTCACGGTGTCCGGGCTGCCGCCGGCGAGCGCCGGCGTCGACGGGGACTGGGACATCGTCGCCGGCAAGGGCCGCAACACCACCGCGGTGGGCTACACCTTCGGCGAGCTGCTGCCCTCGGACGCCCGGACCACCTCCGGGGCCAGCCAGGCGGTCACCGGGTCGGTGCGAGTGCGCGACGGCGAACTCGTCGAGGGCGAGGTCGTCGTGGACATGACCGAGATGCGCTCGGACATCGAGCGCCGCGACATCAACGTGCGGATGACCATCTTCTCCACGGACGAGTACCCGCAGGCCCGCTTCGAGGTCGCCGAGCCGGTGGACGTCTCCGGGGTGCCCGAGGACGCGACGCCGACGACCGTGGACGTGCCGGGCCGGCTCACCATCCGCGGGGTGACCCGGGACGTGGTGGCGCCGATGGAGGTGATCCGCACCGGGGACCACATCCTGATCACCTCGGATCTGCCGATCAACCGCCTGGAGTACAACGTGCGCACCCCGGACTTCGCGGCGGCGCTCATCGACGAGGACGGGGAGCTGAACATCCGCCTGGTGCTGGAACCGGCCGGCGGGGCGGCGAACTGA